GGGGACACTGGTTGTTTCTTTTTTTGAAGGAGAAGAATGTACAAACGTTGTAAGTTTAGATGCCTATGTAAGTATTTCCTCTATAAACAAAGAGGAATGATCTTTCAAATGAATAATTTCCTCATTGTGTTGCAAGCGTACCATAGGACGAGTTGGAAGTTTTGGTTCCATAAAGATAATTTCAGCATTTTGGTTATTCGACAACCTCACGTGAGTGCCAGTTGAATAATTGGTCATGCTTATGATGAGGGCTTGAACAACAATATGGTCAAACTTACCAAACTGGTCTTGCATCAATTCCTCTATTACCATAAACGGAGATTGCTTGGATCTGTATAAACGTTCTGAAGTCATCGCATGATACAAATCACAAACTGCTACTATTTTTCCATAAGGATTTAATTTCGAGCTGTTTAGTCCAATAGGATAACCGCTTCCGTCCATTCGTTCATGATGCTGTAAAACGCCTAAACGTACACTATTTTTCAAGACTGGAATGTTCTCAACCAGCCGGTAGGAATAGGTAGGGTGTTTTTTTATTTCCTCAAATTCTGGGGTTACAAGTGGGGCCTTTTTAAATAAAATTCGTTCATCGATTTTGGCCATTCCACAATCACTAAGAAATCCAGTTAACCCAACCTGGATGATTTCACCATGGCTATATTTTAGCTGATGAGCTATAACGGCAGATAACAATCCCACTGCAATGCTGTGATGATAAAAATAATTTTCCTTTGTGGAATAGTGATGAAGCATAAATACTTTCCCTTTATTTTCATGAGCTTTTTCAATTAAAGGTACAAGGAGATTACGTACTTTGGCAATATTAATGGGTGCCCCTGACTGCCAGTCTTTGAACATATTTTTGTACTTTTGGACAGCTTCCAAATAAAGATTCAGAAATGGGATATGCTGTTCTTCCTTATG
Above is a genomic segment from Pontibacillus yanchengensis containing:
- a CDS encoding HD-GYP domain-containing protein, which gives rise to MRIHPSQLVSGCMVTTDIMGKTNQPIIPKNTVIKPIHMTVLHKFLVNEVEVAPKLASGEAFLPEHAIEEENMDQDDHKEEQHIPFLNLYLEAVQKYKNMFKDWQSGAPINIAKVRNLLVPLIEKAHENKGKVFMLHHYSTKENYFYHHSIAVGLLSAVIAHQLKYSHGEIIQVGLTGFLSDCGMAKIDERILFKKAPLVTPEFEEIKKHPTYSYRLVENIPVLKNSVRLGVLQHHERMDGSGYPIGLNSSKLNPYGKIVAVCDLYHAMTSERLYRSKQSPFMVIEELMQDQFGKFDHIVVQALIISMTNYSTGTHVRLSNNQNAEIIFMEPKLPTRPMVRLQHNEEIIHLKDHSSLFIEEILT